The Anaerolineae bacterium genome window below encodes:
- a CDS encoding D-tyrosyl-tRNA(Tyr) deacylase, producing MRAILQRVQRGRVTVADKVLGEIGPGYVILLGVTHTDGPDEAKKLAEKTAHLRVFEDSQGKMNLSALDTGAEMLVVSQFTLFADAKKGRRPSFTRAAPPEIAEPLLALFVDYLKELAVKKVATGMFGAHMRVNIENDGPVTIILDTDEL from the coding sequence ATGCGCGCTATCTTACAACGGGTTCAACGTGGCCGGGTAACTGTGGCGGATAAAGTGTTGGGAGAAATAGGGCCAGGGTATGTTATTTTGTTGGGGGTAACGCATACAGATGGGCCGGATGAAGCCAAAAAATTGGCCGAAAAAACAGCGCACTTGCGCGTCTTTGAGGACAGCCAGGGCAAAATGAATTTATCTGCCCTGGACACCGGGGCCGAGATGCTGGTAGTGTCGCAATTTACCCTGTTTGCCGATGCAAAAAAGGGGCGGCGGCCCAGTTTTACCCGGGCGGCTCCCCCTGAAATTGCGGAACCTTTGCTGGCCCTGTTTGTTGATTATTTAAAAGAGCTGGCGGTTAAAAAAGTGGCAACCGGCATGTTTGGCGCTCACATGCGGGTCAATATAGAAAACGATGGGCCGGTAACCATTATTTTGGATACAGATGAGCTATAG